CAGATGAACATCGCAACTGCTATATATTTCATGTCTTGCCACGTTATGTTCGCCGGTCTTAATAATCCAATTCACAATTTTCTGAATAAGTGATTATTTGTATTGAAGAATGTATAACATGTCCCTGATTTAGATCATTTTATTACCCTGTAAATTCAAATATCCTCATCTTATCATGGATCATAAGTACACGACAAAACAATTATTCGTATACAGTGTATCATCATAACAATGAACGGTGAAATTTTTCACACAATCTATCGTATTTCTGTGTTATTTGACAGAAATCTTAGTTTAACAATGCGGAATATCCAGAGTAATTGTTACCATAGAAATCTGAAAAGAATCAAGTCCGGTGTTGACTGTGACTTCAGATTTTGAATATAAACCTGACACTTTCCTGAAAGTAAAACACGAATGTACCAAATTGaccattaaaacatttacaatgctgagaacatgcatgtacatcatGACTGAGGTCACATCAATGTGTCCTTGACACATTGTCTCTAATGAATGACACAGCCGCTACTCTATCTCTTCATTTTCTGGAAGGTTTTTAATTTCCTCTCCAACCTGTAATGTATAAAGGAATGACAAGCTAACGATTATGTCTATGAATAACTGAAAACTTAAAAgaatttcaacagtcttctTTAAAGTCAAAGTTAAATCCTAAGatcgtttgttttttttttttttgttttttttttttattgcaaataCATATCCTACTTTAAAAACACTTGAAATTACATTGCATAAGGATATCTCCAAGTCAGCAATGGTTTTAAAGAAAAGTGTTTCTAATTACttttgaatctctctctctctctctctctctctctctctctctctctctctctctctgatattCAAGCGcttcttgagaaaaagaaaatgtttgcaAACGAACAGACAGCAGACATGCATCGAACGAACAACGAAAAAAGCCAGCTCAGGTAAGTCAACAGTAATATACCTTTCTAAATCTGTATCTCCTGTAGATTACTATGCCTAAGATGATACAGATTGCTAAAAAACACAGTCCACCTGCAGCACTCCCTATCATTAGTCCGATTGTCTCTgtgaataataaatataaagacgaatttgactccacttttttggcacactgttttcccctataatagctctaaaacgtcattgttatttcggatttcaaacatttcggatGGGCATGAcagaagagacattatttgtcgaaatgcgcatctggtgcatcaaaattggtaccgtataagttttacatgtacaagtactTTACAGGATATGGAAACGGAATATTTCATTAAAGGTGTTATCCTCGTGCCTTGTTCAATTCTTTACGTCAGTTGCGTATTTCTTTTAAACATTGATATTAGaatgaattttcttttcttgttgCATAATATTATCGGCCAGCTTTTACACGATTGTGCATGATTTGCAAATACGCGTAATTTCAAGAAATGTCTCTACCCTAAATACCTACTTTCTGCTTCTGATAATGGTACATCCTGGTCTGCTATGTAAAATCGACCACTTTCATCGCAGGATATCTCAACAAAATCGTTACTTGAATTCGCTATAATAAGAAACATAATATGTTCTGATTACAATAATAGACATTTAACGACACTTATTCTTTTTACAAGAAGGTAAGTTATAACGAACTATTAGTTATAAACCTTTTTTCTCTCGAAAAATACACATCTTTATTCACAATGCAAAAACTATGTTGTTGATGCCAGTACATGTTATCCATATAGCTTCCTTATTAATATTTGGAATGTTAAAATAATACTTTGTGGGGAGATACAAGTACCAATAATCTCCGTTACAGaaacttttaaatgaatatGGAATTCCAAAATACTATAAAAGTAGGTTTCATCCTTTACATGTTGACCAACCTCTAAACCCAAGCCATATAAATTCAGCGTTATGCTTGTTCGTTTTGAGCGTGATGTTGACGCTGGACGTGTCGTTTAGAATCAATGTCGGATGGAAAGAGTTGTTGTACGAATTATCTAGAATCTTTAGTGAAGCTCCGTTATCGATTTCCACGTGCTGTAATGTGGACATGTTAAGGCGAACATCCATGGTCCAAACTTCGACAACCGATTTATTGGATGTTTTAACACTACATGTCACATTGTTCTCCAATATACCGTCCCAATAAGCGTCCACACTACCCGCAGTCAGATACAACAGATTACCTCTACTTCGAAGTTTCAAATCTTTCATGGGTGTCCCCATCCGTGTTTCTGaaaataattaagtttgatttGAGGCATGATATTTACTGCATATTGAACTTCATTTATTATGCAATAATGTGGATTAGTTTTAGATATTCTGGGTACCCGTATTTCAcgagtttaaaaataaatacaaatgaatttcatatttgcaataaacatgagagtatgaactcaATCGGATCACGTACTCGTTCTTTTCAGTAACCGGTAAGACGACTCGTAGTTCATATCATCATGTATGtttaaacaaatgaaatttatattctatatttacaccgcattttcattttctgtcgGAAAATTCCCCAGtcattaaaatagacgtactatatttatcaatattcgtACGCACATCGCTCACACTCACGAAGATATGGTTATCATTTCAGTTGGCATAAACATACATGGcaaaaaaatggaaatttgGATATATCGTTATAAAGAAATTAACTCGAGGAAATAACTTTCTAAAAATAGAGAAAAGTAAAAGAATGGCGATTGGCAAAAACCATCCTCAATGAATCTTATTATGAATAACCCACGAGGAAATCTGTTTAAACCTCCTTACTTGCTATGCAGTAATATTCCAAATAAGCATAGTTTGAGACCTCTTTGTACGTTTCACTGACGTTACAGCCCATGTCGATGGTTGACTTCCACACTGTCCGCGTTTGTTCACATTTGTTTCGTCCAACACAGTTTGTCATGAACACTGTCCTGTTCTCGCCATCGTACTCATCCCTGCAATCATGATCTCCATCTATATGTCCACAACATTGCTCTCGTAGCGGATCATTTTCACCGTATTCATCATCGTATGTCTTACATCCTGTTGAATTTGGTTTTGCACCGACGAATACTTCTAATGGAAAGATGAGTCTTGAATTATATCCACAATCGGCATTTACAAAACTATCGAAAGTCGCCCCATAGCATGAAGGATTTGACGTCAGAATGTCTTCATATGCAAATGCATCATATcctaaaacaaataaataagtaaTCAAAAGCAAGTACAAACTTAACAAATGGAACTTGAATTTTTTGTATGTATCTGCACTTTAAGGAATTGTGattattacttttattcttaAAATTTAATACGCCACAGTAACGTTttatagattttgataaaatatgttaataGCTTGTGAGAATTGTATTTCCTAACGATAGGTGCATGACAGTTGAAAATAGGAATTTATATGACAATCAGCAGAAAAGGTGAAGATggatgagtaagcattccctttcgttcgaccggtcacaccagcctgagccctatatcttgatcaggtaaacggagttatccatagtcaaaaccagtgtaccaaggacgccctaacaattggtatgaaactatttgaaccaatgataggttgtattctCATACTAGATCGTAATTACGACCATAAAATGTtggaaatgctgactttaaacgagactgttaaaaacccctgtaccataaacttgtttgtcagtagcatgtttctatttgaaaaaaaaaaccaacttatGATACACGTATAGAATaaactcttgtgtatcgaataagttgagatataaaaaaaaaacatatgcagatgatgatggaatattgctacatgtacataaatatgggaagttgacgatggagaagctgaaatcatcccgtttgtcatacagttgaataCGTTTCCATGGATATATGGAGATAACAACTAACGGCATGTCTACATCATGGTCATACTCTTCATGTGTTTGAATAAAACTAACATTAGTAAATCCCATTGACAATGCCAAACGGGCTAGGACATTTATTCacttgtcaaaagaaataaatatgtGAAACCGATACGAAAATTGCATAACAAACCTTGAATGAGTGTAAATCCGAGGATAAACAGGCGGCATGTAGAAGATATTGCGCTGGTGTGTGACTTCATTCTCCAAAAAGCAGCGGTAACGTGTATGTTTCTATATTATATGGaaacatacaaatttatatcaCGTGGGCAATCTGTCTTTGATTAACGACACTCAAAGGACGATCGATTTTCGTACTCAATCAGGAAGTTTAGTTTGTTCTATAAGTTATGAGATAAGCAGCGCGCGGCGATCAGTTTATTGATCCTCAAATCCAAATATGTGATGTCTATCTTACACTCATCTTTGCAGTTTACAAACAACAAATCACTTCTTTTTTAGTATCTTTGTATTTACCCGATAAAATGTACATACGATGTTTCCATCTCTCTCAACGATAATCAAACAATACCTCAGGTAATCAGAACCGCATAGGCTATCACTGTCGCTATACAAATATAATTGCGCAAGTAAAGAAGGGTCTGTGCATTTTGTTGAAAAGAAATGAACTTGAAAGTATGGCAGATTTATTATATTGGTGTACATAGTTTTACATTGCAGAGAAGTTCTGCTAAATAACACTTATTTCAGAGGTAGAGTCCAATCTTTATAACGGGATATTGTATTCAGTGAGAGATCACTACCACATCGGGTTATATGAACACAACATTGAGCTCAAATATTCACAGTACATTTACGAGATGATTTTTTGATTCCTAATGAGTAACATGGATTATATTCTCTGCCCTATACTAAGATGCTTTGTACTATACTACGACGCTGGAAAGGGACACTAAAATTGACCCCCCCGAAAGCTAATGAATGTGGTGGAAGTGAATCAGCATGGTTTTAATTAATTTGTGTATAtcattaacttttttatttcgGTGACATGGGGGATCAAAAACAACTTTAAAACGTcttatgaacaagtgaagataataatgCATACAGTGAccgatctcataaatcctacaaaatttaaCGATGAACTATCACTTCTTCTCACGTATTATTGCAAACTTAGTTATAAACTATCACTTCTTCTCACGTATTACTGCAAACTTAGCTATAAACTATCACTTCTTCTCACGTATTACTGGAAACCAAGAGATAAACTATCACTTCTTCTCACGTATTACTGCAAACTTAGTGATTAACTATCACTTCTTCTCACGTACTACTGCAAACTTAGTAACCGATAAAGTATTACTTCTTCTCACGTATTACTGCAAACTTAATATCCGATAAACTATCACTTCTTTTCACGTATTACTGCAAACTTAGTAACCGATAAACTATCACTTGCTCTCACGTATTTCTGGAAACTTAGTAACCGATAAACTATCACTTCTTCTCACGTATTACTGCAAACTTAGTATCCGATAAACTATCACTTCTTCTCATGTATTACTGCAAACTTAGTGATAAACTATCACTTCTCACGTATTATTGCAAACTTAGTATCCGATAAACTATCACTTCTCCTCACGTATTACTGCAAACTTAGTGATAAACTATCACTTCTTCTCACATATTACTGCAAACCTAGTATCCGATAAAGTATCACTTCTTCTCACGTATTACTGCAAACTTAGTATCCGATAAACTATTGCTTCTTCTCACGTATTACTGCAAATTTAATGATAAACTATCACTTCTTCTCACGTAGTACTGCAAACTTAGTATCCGATAAACTATCACTTCTTCTCACGTATTACTGCAAACTTAGTAACCAATAAACTATCACTTGCTCTCACGTATTACTGGAAACTTAGTAACCGATAAAATATCACTTCTTCTCACGTATTACTGCAAACTTAGTATCCAATAAACTATCACTTCTTCTCACGTATTACTGCAAACTTAGTGATAAACTATCACTTCTCACGTATTACTGCAAACTTAGTATCCGATAAACTATCACTTCTTCTCACGTATTACTGCAAACTTAGCGATTAACTATCACTTCTTCTCACGTACTACTGCAAACTTAGTAACCGATAAAGTATTACTTCTTCTCACGTATTACTGCAAACTTAGTGTCCGGTAAATTATAACTTCTTCTCACGTATTACTGCAAACTTAGTAACCGATAAAGTATTACTTGTTCTCACGTATTACTGCAAACTTTGTATCCGATGACTATCACTTCTTCTCGCGTATTACTGCAGACTTAGTATCCGATAAATTATAACTTCTTCTCACGTATTACTGCAAACTTAGTATCCGATAAACTATTGCTTCTTCTCACGTACTACTGCAAACTTAGTAACCGATAAAATATCACTTCTCACGTGTTACTGTAAACTTAGTAACCGATAAACTATTACCCAGATAGGAAGCTAGCATTGGGCC
Above is a genomic segment from Ostrea edulis chromosome 3, xbOstEdul1.1, whole genome shotgun sequence containing:
- the LOC125675381 gene encoding uncharacterized protein LOC125675381 — encoded protein: MKSHTSAISSTCRLFILGFTLIQGYDAFAYEDILTSNPSCYGATFDSFVNADCGYNSRLIFPLEVFVGAKPNSTGCKTYDDEYGENDPLREQCCGHIDGDHDCRDEYDGENRTVFMTNCVGRNKCEQTRTVWKSTIDMGCNVSETYKEVSNYAYLEYYCIAKTRMGTPMKDLKLRSRGNLLYLTAGSVDAYWDGILENNVTCSVKTSNKSVVEVWTMDVRLNMSTLQHVEIDNGASLKILDNSYNNSFHPTLILNDTSSVNITLKTNKHNAEFIWLGFRANSSNDFVEISCDESGRFYIADQDVPLSEAEKTIGLMIGSAAGGLCFLAICIILGIVIYRRYRFRKVGEEIKNLPENEEIE